One window of Chryseobacterium indologenes genomic DNA carries:
- a CDS encoding glyoxalase, which produces MTPKLKSIRPFIGAKNFEISRNFYKDLGFEEVVLEPKLSLFTREEIGFYLQDYYAKDWVDNTMIFMEVANTDEFWEELLSLKLTDIYENVRLSPVRTMKWGKECFVHDPSGILWHFGEFFKE; this is translated from the coding sequence ATGACACCGAAACTAAAATCCATCAGACCTTTTATCGGGGCGAAGAATTTTGAGATCAGCAGAAACTTTTATAAGGATCTAGGTTTTGAAGAAGTTGTTCTTGAGCCCAAACTTTCACTGTTTACACGGGAGGAAATAGGTTTTTACCTTCAGGATTATTATGCAAAAGATTGGGTTGATAATACCATGATCTTTATGGAAGTGGCCAATACAGATGAATTCTGGGAAGAGCTTTTATCTTTGAAGCTTACAGATATTTATGAAAATGTGAGACTTTCCCCTGTAAGAACTATGAAATGGGGAAAAGAGTGTTTTGTGCATGATCCTTCAGGGATTTTGTGGCATTTCGGTGAATTTTTTAAGGAATAG
- a CDS encoding endonuclease V, with translation MIYAFDTYYYEDYANTVCIAFEDWTSEKEVEVFIEQTAVSSEYESGAFYKRELPCILSLLTKIALKPEDIIIVDGYVTLDNNGKIGLGGHLYEELKEKYPIVGIAKNEFTTPDSQRRSVFRGESKTPLFVTAKGMNVDEVQLKVEQMHGAYRMPTLLKKLDQLSRT, from the coding sequence ATGATTTACGCATTTGACACCTATTATTATGAGGATTATGCCAATACCGTGTGTATTGCATTTGAGGATTGGACGTCTGAAAAAGAAGTGGAAGTTTTTATAGAACAGACTGCTGTGAGCTCAGAATATGAAAGCGGTGCATTTTACAAGAGAGAATTACCCTGTATTTTAAGTCTACTGACAAAAATAGCATTAAAACCAGAAGATATAATCATTGTTGACGGATACGTTACTTTGGATAATAATGGGAAAATTGGACTGGGCGGTCATCTTTACGAAGAATTGAAAGAGAAATATCCTATTGTCGGGATTGCAAAAAATGAATTTACAACTCCCGATTCCCAAAGGAGAAGTGTATTCCGTGGAGAAAGTAAAACACCGCTTTTTGTTACTGCCAAAGGAATGAATGTAGATGAAGTTCAATTGAAAGTAGAACAGATGCATGGTGCTTACAGAATGCCCACGCTGCTTAAAAAACTGGATCAGCTTAGCAGAACATAA
- a CDS encoding GNAT family N-acetyltransferase: MSIIIREARPEDIPQIQVVRNSVKENTLSDPGLVTDKDCEEFLFQRGKGWVGETEGQIVGFSIADLKENNIWALFVHPDFENQGIGRKLHDIMLNWYFKQKKDDLWLGTSPGTRAENFYRKSGWKETGNHGKGEIKFEMTYEYWKNKIV, encoded by the coding sequence ATGAGCATAATTATTCGAGAAGCAAGACCGGAAGATATTCCACAGATTCAGGTTGTAAGAAATTCTGTGAAAGAAAATACATTATCAGATCCGGGATTGGTTACAGATAAAGATTGTGAGGAATTTCTTTTTCAAAGAGGAAAAGGATGGGTAGGTGAGACAGAAGGACAGATTGTTGGCTTTTCCATTGCAGATCTGAAAGAGAACAATATCTGGGCTTTGTTTGTACATCCTGATTTTGAAAACCAGGGAATAGGCAGAAAACTTCATGACATCATGCTCAACTGGTATTTTAAACAAAAGAAAGATGATCTATGGCTTGGTACTTCACCTGGAACAAGAGCTGAGAATTTCTACAGAAAATCTGGATGGAAGGAAACTGGAAACCATGGAAAAGGAGAGATCAAGTTTGAAATGACCTATGAATACTGGAAAAATAAAATAGTATGA